Proteins from one Amycolatopsis benzoatilytica AK 16/65 genomic window:
- the dxs gene encoding 1-deoxy-D-xylulose-5-phosphate synthase, protein MTMLDSVHGPADLKRMSVEDLGELAAEIRDFLVDKVRRSGGHLGPNLGVVELTLALHRVFDSPRDAIVWDVGHQAYVHKIVTGRHDQFDKLRQQGGPTGYPCRSESEHDLVESSHASAALSYVDGMAKAFELSGGPRRHAIAVVGDGALTGGMCWEALNNIAARKDRPVVIVVNDNGRSYSPTIGGVADHLASLRLQPGYERLLDGGRELLRSTPVVGKPIYAALHAAKAGIKDALSPQMMFSDLGLKYLGPVDGHDLVALEKAFQSARVFGGAVIVHVVTEKGHGYAPAVNNQADQMHQTDPIDPETGLPPVKGPSWTGVFGDELAKIGAEREDVVAITAAMLRSTGLEKFAERFPDRWFDVGIAEQHAVTSAAGLAMGGCHPVVALYSTFLNRAFDQVLMDVALHRQPVTLVLDRAGITGPDGPSHHGMWDLSLLGMVPGMRVAAPRDPGTLREELREAVAIQDGPTALRFSKGSVGPDVPAVERIGTVDVLRRPSASTDVLLVAVGPFAQLALSAADRLADQGIGVTVADPRWVVPVPAELVALAEQHKLVVTVEDSGRHGGFGSALAAVLRDAECDVPLRDLAVPQAFHDHGTRGEVLDRIGLTAQDVARRITEWAAGRLGSDSDVEETTGGKPRA, encoded by the coding sequence GTGACCATGCTGGACTCGGTGCACGGACCGGCGGACCTGAAGCGCATGAGCGTCGAGGACCTCGGCGAGCTGGCGGCCGAGATCAGGGACTTCCTCGTCGACAAAGTCCGCCGCTCGGGCGGGCACCTCGGCCCCAACCTGGGCGTCGTGGAACTGACCCTCGCACTGCACCGGGTGTTCGACTCGCCGCGCGACGCGATCGTGTGGGACGTCGGGCACCAGGCGTACGTGCACAAGATCGTCACCGGCAGGCACGACCAGTTCGACAAGCTGCGCCAGCAGGGTGGCCCCACCGGGTACCCGTGCCGCAGCGAGAGCGAGCACGACCTGGTGGAGAGCAGTCACGCGTCCGCCGCACTGTCCTATGTGGACGGAATGGCGAAGGCGTTCGAGCTGTCCGGCGGCCCGCGCCGGCACGCGATCGCGGTGGTCGGCGACGGCGCGCTGACCGGCGGCATGTGCTGGGAGGCGCTCAACAACATCGCCGCGCGCAAGGACCGACCGGTGGTGATCGTGGTCAACGACAACGGCCGGTCGTACTCGCCGACCATCGGCGGGGTGGCCGACCATCTCGCGTCGTTGCGGCTGCAGCCGGGCTACGAGCGGCTGCTGGACGGCGGCCGCGAGCTGCTGCGCAGCACCCCGGTGGTGGGCAAGCCGATCTACGCGGCGCTGCACGCGGCGAAGGCGGGCATCAAGGACGCGCTGAGCCCGCAGATGATGTTCTCCGACCTGGGCCTGAAGTACCTCGGACCGGTCGACGGGCACGACCTGGTGGCGCTGGAGAAGGCGTTCCAGAGCGCCCGGGTGTTCGGCGGCGCGGTGATCGTGCACGTGGTGACCGAGAAGGGCCACGGCTACGCGCCCGCGGTCAACAACCAGGCCGACCAGATGCACCAGACCGACCCGATCGACCCGGAGACCGGCCTGCCGCCGGTGAAGGGCCCGAGCTGGACCGGCGTGTTCGGCGACGAACTGGCGAAGATCGGGGCGGAGCGCGAGGACGTCGTGGCGATCACCGCCGCGATGCTGCGCTCGACCGGCCTGGAGAAGTTCGCCGAGCGCTTCCCGGACCGCTGGTTCGACGTCGGCATCGCCGAACAGCACGCGGTGACGTCGGCGGCCGGGCTCGCGATGGGCGGCTGTCACCCGGTGGTGGCGCTGTACTCGACGTTCTTGAACCGCGCGTTCGACCAGGTGCTGATGGACGTGGCGCTGCACCGCCAGCCGGTCACGCTGGTGCTGGACCGGGCGGGCATCACCGGCCCGGACGGCCCGAGCCACCACGGCATGTGGGACCTCTCGCTGCTCGGCATGGTGCCTGGGATGCGGGTCGCCGCGCCTCGCGATCCGGGAACTCTGCGCGAGGAACTGCGCGAAGCGGTCGCGATCCAGGACGGCCCGACCGCGCTGCGGTTCTCGAAGGGCAGCGTCGGCCCGGACGTGCCCGCGGTGGAGCGGATCGGCACGGTCGACGTGCTGCGCCGTCCTTCGGCGTCCACGGACGTGCTGCTGGTCGCGGTGGGCCCGTTCGCGCAGCTGGCTCTGTCGGCCGCGGACCGGCTCGCGGACCAGGGCATCGGCGTGACGGTCGCGGACCCGCGCTGGGTGGTGCCGGTACCGGCCGAGCTGGTGGCGCTGGCCGAACAGCACAAGCTCGTGGTGACCGTGGAAGACAGCGGTCGGCACGGCGGATTCGGTTCCGCACTGGCCGCGGTGCTGCGGGATGCGGAGTGCGACGTGCCGCTGCGCGACCTCGCGGTGCCGCAGGCGTTCCACGACCACGGCACCCGGGGCGAGGTACTGGACCGGATCGGCCTGACCGCCCAGGACGTGGCGCGCCGGATCACGGAGTGGGCCGCGGGACGGCTCGGATCGGACTCGGACGTCGAGGAGACGACCGGCGGGAAGCCCCGCGCCTGA
- a CDS encoding thiamine pyrophosphate-binding protein: protein MTRIGGDVVVETLRSLGADTVFGLPGQHALGLFEALRRADDVRVISARVENNLAFAADGHARARLAADPHGPVPVTPMIVSTGPGALLTLASLQESRAASVPVLGISSQVPVAGLGGGRHGYLHELPDQQASFSGVVKSVHVVRSISQIPTAVREAWASAATAPYGPVWVEIPQDVLLAAATLPPLTTVTAVPAPLEPLPELVAEAAKLLATAENPVILAGGGALRSGAHDELRQLAETLRAPVVSTFGGKGVFAWDHELSAQSWLEDWHTTEFLSAADVLLVLGSGLGELSSNYREFAPRGRLVQVEADLGKLESNYPALALHADVRPTLRALLDQLTPRPADGRAEAAVKDLLSRVEARLSEQPLELERKLIEDIQAALPEGTQTFWDMTIAAYWAWSAWNPDHAPIHTAQGAGGLGYGLPGALGSAAAGIRALAVSGDGGAMYGLAELATAVQHQLDVTWLIVDDGGYGILREYLTDAFGQTTATELPRPDFVALAESFGVPARRTTADTVRADLAEALRMPGPSVVVLPAVLKMFAPTHLEHP, encoded by the coding sequence ATGACCCGGATCGGTGGCGACGTCGTCGTCGAAACGCTGCGGTCCCTCGGCGCGGACACCGTGTTCGGACTGCCCGGCCAGCACGCGCTCGGCCTGTTCGAGGCGCTCCGCCGGGCCGACGACGTGCGCGTGATCAGCGCGCGGGTGGAGAACAATCTCGCCTTCGCCGCGGACGGACACGCGCGCGCCCGGCTGGCCGCCGATCCGCACGGCCCGGTGCCGGTCACGCCGATGATCGTGTCGACCGGCCCCGGCGCGCTGCTCACCCTGGCGTCACTGCAGGAATCGCGTGCCGCGTCGGTGCCGGTGCTCGGGATCTCCAGCCAGGTCCCGGTGGCCGGCCTCGGCGGCGGACGGCACGGGTACCTGCACGAGCTGCCCGATCAGCAGGCCAGCTTCTCGGGCGTCGTGAAGTCGGTGCACGTGGTCCGGTCGATCAGCCAGATCCCGACCGCGGTGCGCGAGGCGTGGGCCTCTGCCGCCACCGCACCGTATGGACCGGTGTGGGTGGAGATCCCGCAAGACGTGCTGCTCGCCGCGGCGACTCTGCCGCCGCTGACCACGGTCACCGCGGTCCCGGCACCGCTCGAACCGCTGCCGGAGCTGGTGGCGGAAGCGGCGAAACTCCTTGCCACCGCTGAGAATCCGGTCATTCTCGCAGGCGGCGGCGCGCTCCGGTCCGGTGCGCACGACGAACTTCGCCAGCTCGCCGAGACCCTTCGCGCGCCAGTGGTGTCGACGTTCGGCGGCAAGGGTGTCTTCGCCTGGGACCACGAGCTTTCCGCGCAATCCTGGCTGGAAGACTGGCACACCACGGAATTCCTGTCCGCCGCCGACGTGCTGCTGGTGCTCGGCTCCGGCTTGGGCGAGCTGTCCAGCAATTACCGCGAGTTCGCGCCCCGCGGGCGGCTCGTGCAGGTGGAGGCGGACCTCGGCAAGCTGGAGTCGAACTACCCAGCGCTCGCGCTGCACGCCGACGTCCGGCCCACCCTCCGCGCGCTGCTGGACCAGCTGACGCCGCGCCCCGCGGACGGCCGGGCCGAAGCGGCGGTCAAGGATCTCCTCTCCCGCGTCGAAGCCCGGCTGTCCGAGCAGCCGCTCGAACTGGAGCGGAAGCTGATCGAAGACATCCAGGCGGCGCTTCCGGAAGGCACCCAAACCTTCTGGGACATGACCATCGCGGCGTACTGGGCGTGGTCGGCCTGGAACCCCGACCACGCGCCGATCCACACCGCGCAGGGCGCCGGCGGCCTCGGCTACGGCCTGCCCGGCGCGCTCGGCTCGGCCGCGGCTGGCATCCGCGCGCTGGCCGTGTCCGGCGACGGAGGCGCGATGTACGGGCTGGCCGAGCTCGCCACCGCCGTGCAGCACCAGCTCGACGTGACCTGGCTGATCGTCGACGACGGCGGCTACGGCATCCTCCGCGAGTACCTCACCGACGCGTTCGGCCAGACCACCGCGACCGAGCTGCCCCGGCCGGATTTCGTCGCGCTCGCCGAGTCGTTCGGCGTCCCCGCCCGGCGCACCACCGCGGACACCGTCCGCGCCGATCTCGCTGAGGCGCTGCGCATGCCCGGCCCTTCGGTCGTCGTTCTTCCCGCGGTGCTGAAGATGTTCGCCCCGACCCACCTTGAGCATCCGTGA
- the speB gene encoding agmatinase has protein sequence MSEQRPVGPVDSSQIPRFAGFATFARLPRIDEVSNADVAVVGVPFDSGVSYRPGARFGPASLREASRLLRPYHPVLDVSPFAEKQVVDAGDIAVNPFHIGEAIEKLQQEAEVLTAGDTQLVTIGGDHTIALPLLRAAAKKHGPVALLHFDAHLDTWDTYFNEPYTHGTPFRRAVEEGILDTSALSHVGTRGPLYGKRDLEDDRRLGFGIVTSSDVLRRGVDETVDALRQRIGDRPLYVSVDIDVLDPAHAPGTGTPEAGGLTSRELLEILRGLRGLNLVGADVVELAPAYDHAEITAIAASHVAYDLVSLLALGRDA, from the coding sequence GTGAGTGAACAGCGTCCGGTCGGCCCGGTCGACTCGTCGCAGATCCCGCGCTTCGCCGGTTTCGCTACCTTCGCCCGGCTGCCGCGGATCGACGAGGTGTCGAACGCTGACGTGGCGGTGGTCGGCGTGCCGTTCGACTCGGGCGTCTCGTACCGTCCCGGCGCACGGTTCGGTCCGGCTTCGCTCCGCGAGGCGAGCCGGCTGCTGCGGCCGTACCACCCGGTGCTGGACGTGTCTCCGTTCGCGGAGAAGCAGGTGGTGGACGCGGGCGACATCGCCGTGAACCCGTTCCACATCGGCGAAGCGATCGAGAAGCTGCAGCAGGAAGCCGAAGTGCTCACCGCGGGCGACACCCAGTTAGTGACCATCGGCGGCGACCACACCATCGCGTTGCCGCTGCTGCGCGCGGCGGCGAAGAAGCACGGTCCGGTCGCGCTGCTGCACTTCGACGCACACCTCGACACCTGGGACACCTACTTCAACGAGCCGTACACGCACGGCACGCCGTTCCGTCGTGCTGTCGAGGAAGGCATTCTCGACACCAGCGCGCTGTCGCACGTCGGCACGCGCGGTCCGCTGTACGGCAAGCGCGACCTCGAAGACGACCGACGGCTCGGCTTCGGCATCGTCACCTCCAGCGACGTGCTGCGGCGAGGCGTCGACGAGACGGTGGACGCGCTGCGGCAGCGCATCGGGGACCGTCCGCTGTACGTGTCCGTGGACATCGACGTGCTCGACCCAGCGCACGCGCCCGGCACCGGGACCCCCGAAGCGGGCGGCTTGACCAGCCGCGAGCTGCTGGAGATCCTCCGCGGACTGCGCGGGCTCAACCTGGTCGGCGCGGACGTCGTGGAGCTCGCTCCGGCCTACGACCACGCCGAGATCACCGCGATCGCCGCTTCGCACGTCGCCTACGACCTGGTCAGCCTGCTGGCGCTCGGACGCGACGCATGA
- a CDS encoding sodium:solute symporter — MGGDYAVIALYIAGMIGVGWIGLRLAKTKSDYLVAGRRLGWFMYSGTMSAVVLGGASTVGGVKLGYTYGISGAWLVITIGVGILVLHAVFARRLVRLRVYTVGEMLDLRYGGRASAVSGAVMWGYTLMLTVTSTLAFASIFKVLFSIPSWAGIALGGSIVVLYSVLGGMWSITLTDIAQFVIKTVGILLVLLPIAVVSAGGFGGMAEKLDASYFEFSSIGGETILTYFLIYTFGLLIGQDIWQRVFTARTPKIATGGGIISGVYCLVYGIAGALIGTAAKVLYPDLGSAQDAFATIAERLLPTGVRGLVLAAALSALMSTSSGALIACATTTTSDLLRKVGLKSGEVLRNRVTTLVLGIVAIGIAMLVDDVVNALTIAYDILVGGLLVTIIGALFWKRGTREGAYASMVTGTVSVIAFMIIDGVAANSPIYWGLGVSLIVYVAVSLVTPRTPDSILSVWTQRLHGSENPAAAEDLSTSGTRQELAQ; from the coding sequence GTGGGCGGCGACTATGCGGTGATCGCGCTGTACATCGCGGGCATGATCGGGGTCGGCTGGATCGGCCTCCGGCTGGCCAAGACCAAGTCCGACTACCTGGTCGCCGGGCGGCGGCTCGGCTGGTTCATGTACTCCGGCACGATGTCCGCGGTCGTGCTCGGCGGCGCGTCCACGGTCGGCGGCGTGAAGCTCGGCTACACCTACGGCATCTCCGGCGCCTGGCTGGTGATCACCATCGGCGTCGGGATCCTCGTGCTGCACGCGGTTTTCGCGCGACGGCTGGTGCGGCTGCGCGTGTACACCGTCGGCGAGATGCTCGACCTGCGCTATGGCGGCCGCGCCAGCGCGGTGTCCGGCGCGGTGATGTGGGGCTACACGCTCATGCTCACGGTCACCTCGACGCTGGCCTTCGCGTCCATCTTCAAGGTGCTGTTCTCGATCCCCAGCTGGGCCGGGATCGCCCTCGGCGGGTCGATCGTGGTGCTGTACTCGGTGCTCGGCGGCATGTGGTCGATCACGTTGACCGACATCGCCCAGTTCGTCATCAAAACCGTCGGCATCCTGCTGGTGCTGCTGCCGATCGCGGTCGTCTCCGCGGGCGGCTTCGGCGGGATGGCCGAGAAGCTGGACGCGTCGTACTTCGAGTTCTCCTCGATCGGCGGCGAGACGATCCTGACTTACTTCCTGATCTACACGTTCGGCCTGCTGATCGGGCAGGACATCTGGCAGCGGGTGTTCACCGCGCGCACGCCGAAGATCGCGACCGGTGGGGGCATCATTTCCGGCGTCTACTGCCTCGTGTACGGCATCGCCGGCGCACTGATCGGCACCGCGGCGAAGGTGCTGTACCCGGATCTCGGCAGCGCGCAGGACGCCTTCGCCACGATCGCGGAACGGCTGTTGCCCACCGGCGTACGCGGTCTCGTGCTCGCCGCGGCGCTGTCCGCGCTGATGTCGACCTCCAGCGGCGCGCTGATCGCTTGCGCCACCACGACGACGTCGGACCTGCTGCGCAAGGTCGGTCTTAAGAGCGGCGAGGTGCTGCGCAACCGCGTCACGACGCTGGTGCTCGGCATTGTCGCGATCGGCATCGCGATGCTGGTGGACGACGTCGTCAACGCGCTCACTATCGCGTACGACATCCTCGTCGGCGGCTTGCTGGTGACGATCATCGGCGCGCTCTTCTGGAAGCGCGGTACTCGCGAAGGCGCGTACGCGTCGATGGTGACCGGCACGGTGTCCGTCATCGCCTTCATGATCATCGACGGCGTCGCAGCCAACAGCCCGATTTATTGGGGTCTCGGAGTCAGCCTGATCGTGTACGTCGCTGTCAGTCTCGTGACGCCGCGCACGCCGGACAGCATTCTTTCCGTGTGGACACAACGTCTTCACGGGTCCGAAAACCCCGCAGCCGCTGAAGATCTCAGCACATCCGGAACACGACAGGAGTTGGCCCAGTGA
- a CDS encoding PucR family transcriptional regulator, with the protein MTQRDAVVPVEVTVPLRTVVGNPELALETVPETLLPGALDRPVRWAHVSELADPAPYLVGAELVLTAGVNLPRDADRYVRRLCDAGVAALGFGLTPTVSETLPSALRDACVKNGLPLLVVRPATPFLAINRAVAVALAEAERHEERRLAEAREALTRAAGGGLGELVAALAGRLRAWVAMVGAGDVLAAGYEAPQPLPLPVKKLLATLRSGTGIRIASTDLPDGTHIVAQPVYPQATAAHLVVIGRADRFGSGDRAILAVGAALLGLVGRAGSDSAELGAAATALLLGGASAEALAGVVGSDQARLVAGVAHRKGPDALSQRPDWLRARLDTPLVRVLPGPQFYAIAGDEPADLDGLLEHGWLAVAGPPRPAADLPAAVAETELLLARARALSRPLAAGADPLGFDQLVPPDAAGAFAERLLAPLKELDRAHGRELVPTLRVWLAHHGSWDRTAAELGVHRNSVRHRIGQVERALDVRLADPETRMRLWFALRWG; encoded by the coding sequence ATGACCCAGCGGGATGCTGTCGTACCAGTTGAGGTGACGGTTCCATTACGCACTGTTGTCGGCAACCCGGAGCTGGCGCTTGAGACAGTGCCCGAAACGCTGCTCCCGGGCGCGCTGGACCGGCCGGTGCGCTGGGCGCACGTCAGTGAGCTGGCCGATCCGGCGCCGTATCTCGTCGGGGCGGAGCTGGTGCTCACCGCGGGCGTGAACCTTCCGCGGGACGCGGACCGCTACGTGCGGAGACTGTGCGACGCGGGCGTGGCCGCGCTGGGTTTCGGCCTCACGCCGACCGTCTCGGAGACCCTGCCGTCCGCGTTGCGCGACGCCTGCGTCAAGAACGGGCTCCCGCTTCTCGTCGTGCGCCCGGCCACGCCGTTCTTGGCGATCAACCGCGCGGTCGCGGTCGCGCTCGCGGAGGCGGAGCGGCACGAGGAACGGCGGCTCGCCGAAGCGCGCGAGGCGTTGACTCGCGCCGCGGGCGGCGGTCTGGGCGAACTGGTCGCCGCGCTCGCCGGTCGGTTGCGCGCGTGGGTCGCTATGGTCGGCGCTGGCGACGTGCTGGCCGCGGGCTACGAGGCTCCGCAGCCGTTGCCGCTGCCGGTGAAGAAACTTCTCGCGACCCTGCGGTCCGGCACCGGAATCCGGATCGCCTCGACGGACTTGCCGGACGGCACGCACATCGTGGCGCAGCCGGTCTACCCGCAGGCGACCGCCGCGCACCTGGTCGTGATCGGGCGGGCGGACCGGTTCGGCAGCGGGGACCGGGCGATCCTGGCGGTCGGCGCGGCGCTGCTCGGGCTGGTCGGGAGGGCCGGTTCGGACAGTGCGGAACTGGGCGCCGCCGCGACCGCGTTGCTGCTCGGCGGCGCGAGCGCGGAGGCGCTCGCCGGAGTGGTCGGCAGCGATCAGGCCCGGCTTGTCGCCGGAGTCGCGCACCGCAAAGGCCCGGACGCGCTGTCCCAGCGGCCGGATTGGCTGCGCGCGCGGCTCGACACTCCGCTGGTGCGAGTGCTGCCCGGGCCCCAGTTCTACGCGATCGCCGGAGACGAGCCCGCCGACCTCGACGGACTGCTCGAACACGGCTGGCTCGCGGTCGCCGGTCCGCCGCGCCCGGCCGCGGACCTGCCCGCCGCGGTCGCGGAGACAGAACTGCTGCTGGCCCGCGCCCGTGCGTTGTCCCGTCCGCTGGCCGCCGGCGCCGATCCGCTCGGATTCGACCAGCTGGTCCCGCCGGACGCGGCTGGCGCGTTCGCCGAGCGGCTGCTGGCTCCGCTGAAGGAACTGGACCGCGCGCACGGACGCGAACTGGTGCCGACCTTGCGGGTCTGGCTTGCCCACCATGGCAGCTGGGACCGCACCGCCGCGGAACTCGGTGTGCACCGCAACAGCGTCCGGCACCGGATCGGGCAGGTGGAGCGCGCGCTGGACGTGCGACTGGCCGACCCGGAGACCCGGATGCGGCTGTGGTTCGCGCTGCGCTGGGGCTGA
- a CDS encoding response regulator transcription factor, whose protein sequence is MRVLVVEDEEPLADAIARGLRREGMAVDIALTGDDGHEKSSVTRYDVVLLDRDLPGMSGDDLCREIVASGELTRVLMLTASSSVSDRVDGLSLGADDYLAKPFAFPELVARVRALGRRATPAAPPLLTAGDVELDPAKRTVRRASGPVELTRKEFGVLEVLLSAAGSVVSSEELLERVWDENADPFTTTVRVTVMTLRKKLGEPGIIETVVGSGYRVPVAGAE, encoded by the coding sequence GTGCGAGTTCTGGTAGTCGAAGACGAAGAGCCGTTGGCCGATGCGATCGCCCGCGGGCTACGTCGCGAAGGCATGGCCGTCGACATTGCGCTCACCGGCGACGACGGACACGAAAAGTCGTCCGTCACGCGGTACGACGTGGTGCTGCTCGACCGCGACCTGCCCGGCATGTCCGGCGACGACCTGTGCCGCGAGATCGTCGCCTCCGGCGAGCTGACCCGGGTCCTCATGCTCACCGCGAGCAGTTCGGTGTCCGACCGGGTGGACGGCTTGTCCTTGGGCGCGGACGACTACTTGGCCAAGCCGTTCGCGTTCCCCGAGCTGGTCGCGCGCGTGCGGGCGCTGGGCCGGCGCGCGACGCCCGCCGCGCCGCCGCTGCTCACCGCGGGCGACGTCGAGCTGGACCCGGCGAAGCGCACCGTCCGGCGGGCGAGCGGGCCGGTCGAGCTGACCCGCAAGGAGTTCGGTGTGCTCGAGGTGCTGCTGTCCGCGGCCGGTTCCGTGGTCAGCAGCGAGGAACTGCTGGAACGGGTGTGGGACGAGAACGCCGACCCGTTCACCACCACCGTCCGGGTCACGGTGATGACCTTGCGCAAGAAGCTCGGCGAACCCGGCATCATCGAGACCGTGGTCGGCTCGGGCTACCGGGTGCCGGTGGCCGGCGCCGAGTGA
- a CDS encoding sensor histidine kinase codes for MKLPGARSLRVRVTVLATVLVAAAGLLLLWLAWTLVGDAVDAVPHMPPGTIVRVDGVDVDASTLAQHLRTHAVTRVLIFGSLAFCFVVAAAAILAWTFTSRVLRPLREITGTAQRLSIESMGERIGEIRSRDELAELARTFDDMLDRLQDAFDSQRHFVANASHELRTPLSVIRTELDVTLSDEHADEAEFRRMAGVVLDATERAGQLVNSLLLLARTDGAGLATRELVDLPVLVERAWAAVRAEAEKRNLRAEFSMQPSPAIGDPALLERIAGNLVENAVRHNVDGGWIEVTTEPGAQWSTLRVRSSGGLLDPASVPELFQPFRRAGVARTARSGAGLGLSIVRAAVQAHGGTVTAEPVVGGGLSVTVRLPTT; via the coding sequence GTGAAGCTGCCCGGCGCCCGCAGCCTGCGGGTGCGCGTGACGGTGCTGGCGACGGTCCTGGTCGCCGCCGCGGGCCTGCTGCTGCTGTGGCTCGCCTGGACGCTGGTCGGCGACGCGGTCGACGCGGTGCCGCACATGCCGCCGGGCACGATCGTGCGGGTCGACGGAGTCGATGTCGACGCCTCGACGCTCGCGCAGCACCTGCGCACGCACGCGGTCACCCGGGTGCTGATCTTCGGCTCGCTCGCGTTCTGCTTCGTGGTGGCCGCCGCGGCGATCCTGGCGTGGACCTTCACGTCCCGCGTGCTGCGGCCGCTGCGCGAAATCACCGGTACCGCGCAACGGCTGTCCATCGAATCGATGGGGGAGCGGATCGGCGAGATCCGCTCCCGCGACGAGCTGGCGGAGCTGGCCCGGACGTTCGACGACATGCTCGACCGGCTGCAGGACGCGTTCGACTCGCAGCGGCATTTCGTCGCCAACGCGAGCCACGAATTGCGGACGCCGCTGTCGGTGATCCGCACCGAGCTGGACGTGACGCTGTCGGACGAGCACGCCGACGAGGCGGAGTTCCGCCGGATGGCCGGAGTCGTGCTGGACGCGACGGAACGGGCCGGCCAGCTGGTGAATTCCCTGCTGCTGCTGGCCCGCACCGACGGCGCGGGCCTGGCGACGCGGGAACTGGTCGACCTGCCGGTGCTGGTGGAACGCGCGTGGGCCGCGGTACGCGCGGAGGCGGAGAAACGGAACCTGCGCGCGGAGTTCTCGATGCAGCCGTCGCCGGCGATCGGAGACCCGGCGCTGCTGGAACGGATCGCGGGGAACCTGGTGGAGAACGCGGTGCGGCACAACGTGGACGGCGGATGGATCGAGGTGACCACCGAGCCTGGCGCGCAGTGGTCGACGCTGCGGGTCCGGTCGTCGGGAGGGCTGCTGGACCCGGCGTCGGTGCCGGAGCTGTTCCAGCCGTTCCGCCGCGCGGGGGTGGCCCGGACGGCCCGGTCGGGGGCGGGGCTGGGCCTGTCGATCGTGCGCGCGGCGGTGCAGGCGCACGGCGGAACGGTGACGGCAGAGCCGGTGGTCGGCGGCGGGCTGTCGGTGACGGTGCGGCTGCCGACGACGTAG
- a CDS encoding type II toxin-antitoxin system Phd/YefM family antitoxin — MVRTIGQRELRNDNAEIMRQVAAGEEFIVTRNGTPVADLVPHRAEEAQPERTLGEIQEAFRGLPPMDSAEWRREREADDAVFGPDNPLDPEEGQ; from the coding sequence ATGGTGCGCACTATCGGCCAACGGGAGCTGCGCAACGACAACGCGGAGATCATGCGGCAGGTGGCCGCGGGCGAGGAATTCATCGTGACCCGCAACGGAACCCCGGTCGCCGACCTGGTGCCGCACCGCGCCGAAGAAGCACAGCCGGAGCGGACGCTCGGCGAGATCCAGGAAGCGTTCCGCGGGCTGCCGCCGATGGACAGCGCCGAATGGCGCCGCGAGCGAGAGGCCGATGACGCGGTCTTCGGGCCGGACAACCCGCTCGACCCCGAGGAAGGGCAGTGA
- a CDS encoding type II toxin-antitoxin system VapC family toxin: MTSPSRVLLDTSVVIDLERLDLGTYASAVPVISSVTLAELAYGLATEDPIQLSERVERYHAALQYFPVLPFGVSEAKMYGTAAALVRRFGRNPRPRRLDLQLAATAAVHRIPLLTRNAKDFAGLDRLLTVVDV; the protein is encoded by the coding sequence GTGACCTCTCCGTCCAGAGTCCTGCTCGACACCTCCGTGGTCATCGACCTCGAACGGCTGGACCTGGGCACGTACGCGTCCGCGGTGCCGGTGATCAGCTCAGTGACTCTCGCGGAGCTGGCCTACGGCCTCGCGACCGAGGACCCGATTCAGCTCTCGGAACGGGTCGAGCGTTATCACGCCGCACTCCAGTACTTCCCGGTGCTGCCGTTCGGCGTCAGCGAAGCCAAGATGTACGGCACGGCCGCCGCGCTGGTCCGTCGGTTCGGCCGGAATCCGCGCCCGCGCCGGCTGGACCTGCAGCTCGCCGCGACCGCCGCGGTGCACCGGATCCCGCTGCTGACCCGGAATGCGAAGGACTTCGCCGGGCTCGACCGGCTGCTCACCGTCGTGGACGTCTGA